A DNA window from Pogona vitticeps strain Pit_001003342236 chromosome 2, PviZW2.1, whole genome shotgun sequence contains the following coding sequences:
- the SLC61A1 gene encoding molybdate-anion transporter — protein sequence MLIAAYIAFAFLLVTCISLEFSACRSKFTGRSCSNPVFLQFQLNYYQVYFLALAADWLQGPYLYKLYQHYHFLEAQIAIIYVCGFASSVLFGLVSTSLVDRLGRKKSCILFSLTYSVCCLTKLSWDYFVLIVGRILGGLSTALLFSAFEAWYVHEHVERHDFPAEWIPVTFSKAAIWNSIIAIGAGVVANIFAEWLGLGPVAPFMVSIPLLMLAGVLAMKNWDENYGKKRALSRNCMDGLKCLLSDRRVLLLGTIQALFESVIYIFIFLWTPVLDPHNPPLGIVFSSFMAASMVGSSLYRIATSKKYHLQPMHILSLSVLMVFFSLFMLTFSTNPGQENPSESFLAFLLIELSCGLYFPSMGFLRQKVIPEKDQAGVMHWFRVPLNLLACLGLLILHDSDYKTGTRNMFTICSVMMVMALLAVVSLFTVVRNNAELRLPSPAGQTEGPSPEL from the coding sequence ATGCTGATCGCTGCCTACATCGCTTTCGCTTTCCTGTTGGTAACATGCATCAGCCTGGAGTTCTCTGCCTGCCGCTCCAAGTTCACTGGCAGGTCTTGCTCCAACCCAGTCTTCTTGCAGTTCCAACTAAACTATTACCAGGTCTACTTTTTGGCTCTTGCAGCTGACTGGTTGCAAGGACCTTATCTTTACAAACTGTATCAGCACTACCATTTCTTGGAGGCCCAAATTGCCATCATCTATGTCTGTGGCTTTGCTTCTAGTGTGCTGTTTGGGCTGGTCTCCACTTCTTTGGTGGACCGCCTGGGCCGAAAGAAATCTTGCATCCTCTTTTCGTTGACGTACTCCGTCTGCTGCCTCACAAAGCTCTCCTGGGATTATTTTGTGCTTATTGTTGGAAGGATATTAGGGGGGCTCTCCACTGccttgctgttttctgcttttgagGCCTGGTATGTGCATGAACATGTGGAGCGCCATGACTTCCCAGCTGAGTGGATTCCTGTTACTTTTTCCAAGGCAGCCATTTGGAACAGCATCATTGCTATCGGAGCTGGAGTGGTAGCCAACATCTTTGCTGAATGGCTGGGCTTGGGACCCGTGGCCCCGTTCATGGTCTCCATTCCCCTTCTTATGCTGGCTGGTGTCTTGGCAATGAAGAACTGGGATGAGAATTATGGCAAGAAAAGGGCACTGTCTAGGAATTGCATGGATGGCTTGAAGTGCCTTCTCTCTGACCGCCGGGTCCTGCTTCTGGGTACCATCCAGGCCTTGTTTGAAAGTGTCATCTACATTTTCATCTTCCTCTGGACTCCTGTCCTGGATCCCCACAATCCGCCCTTGGGCATTGTCTTCTCTAGTTTCATGGCAGCCAGCATGGTGGGTTCATCGCTGTATCGCATTGCAACCTCCAAGAAGTATCACCTCCAGCCCATGCACATCCTTTCCCTCTCAGTCCTGATggtcttcttctctctcttcatgCTGACTTTCTCTACCAATCCTGGACAGGAGAACCCTTCAGAATCCTTCTTGGCCTTCCTGCTCATTGAGCTGTCCTGTGGGCTGTACTTCCCTTCGATGGGTTTCCTCCGGCAGAAGGTGATCCCTGAGAAAGACCAGGCAGGCGTGATGCACTGGTTCCGTGTCCCGCTCAACCTGTTGGCTTGCCTTGGCTTACTCATCCTCCATGATAGTGACTACAAGACGGGAACCAGGAATATGTTCACGATCTGCTCCGTTATGATGGTGATGGCCCTCCTGGCAGTTGTCAGCCTTTTCACTGTGGTCCGTAACAATGCAGAGCTCAGGTTGCCCAGCCCTGCGGGTCAGACAGAGGGCCCTTCACCAGAGCTCTGA